In Sorghum bicolor cultivar BTx623 chromosome 10, Sorghum_bicolor_NCBIv3, whole genome shotgun sequence, one genomic interval encodes:
- the LOC8076410 gene encoding UDP-glycosyltransferase 708A6 → MAPSAMPASGDHTGATPHVVLLPSAGMGHLVPFARLAVALSEGHGCDVSFAAVLPTVSSAESRHLRALFAAAPAVRRLDFRLAPFDESQFPGADPFFLRFEALRRSAPLLGPLLDAAQASALVTDIVLASVVLPVAKARGVPCYVLFTSSAAMLSLCAYFPAHLDANAAAGGGRLGVGDVDIPGVYRIPKSSVPQALHDPKHLFTQQFVANGRGLVAADGILVNTFDAFEPDAITALRQGSVVSDFPPVFAVGPLQPVRFQVAEKPAHYMRWLSAQPARSVVYVSFGSRKAISTDQLRELAAGLEASGQRFLWVVKSTVVDRDDAADLADLLGDGFLERVQGRAFVTKGWVEQEEILQHGSVGLFISHCGWNSVTEAAAFGVPVLAWPRFGDQRVNAAVVARGGLGAWEERWTWDGEKGLVTGEEVAEKINAVVGNDVVARKAARVGDAAAAAAGKGGTSYQSLADFVGRCRDAGW, encoded by the coding sequence ATGGCCCCATCGGCGATGCCGGCCTCCGGCGACCACACCGGCGCTACACCGCACGTTGTCCTGCTCCCGAGCGCCGGCATGGGCCACCTCGTCCCGTTCGCCCGCCTCGCGGTGGCCCTGTCGGAGGGACACGGCTGCGACGTGTCCTTCGCCGCCGTGCTGCCTACCGTGTCGTCGGCGGAGTCCAGGCACCTGCGCGCGCTCTTCGCCGCCGCCCCGGCCGTCCGCCGGCTCGACTTCCGCCTGGCGCCGTTCGACGAGTCCCAGTTCCCCGGCGCCGACCCCTTCTTCCTCCGCTTCGAGGCCCTACGCCGGTCCGCGCCGCTGCTCGGCCCGCTCCTCGACGCCGCCCAGGCGTCCGCGCTCGTCACGGACATCGTCCTGGCCTCCGTCGTCCTGCCCGTCGCCAAGGCGCGGGGCGTCCCGTGCTACGTCCTCTTCACGTCCTCCGCCGCGATGCTCTCCCTATGCGCCTATTTCCCCGCCCACCTCGACGCCaatgccgccgccggcggcggccgctTGGGCGTCGGCGACGTCGACATCCCCGGCGTGTATCGGATCCCAAAGTCCTCCGTCCCACAGGCGCTGCACGACCCCAAGCATCTCTTCACCCAGCAGTTCGTCGCCAACGGTCGCGGTCTCGTCGCCGCTGACGGCATCCTTGTCAACACGTTCGACGCCTTCGAGCCGGACGCCATTACGGCCCTGCGTCAAGGCTCCGTCGTCTCCGACTTCCCGCCTGTGTTCGCCGTGGGGCCGCTGCAACCGGTGAGGTTTCAGGTGGCGGAGAAGCCGGCGCACTACATGAGGTGGCTCAGCGCGCAGCCGGCGCGGTCCGTGGTGTACGTCAGCTTCGGCAGCCGCAAGGCCATATCGACGGACCAGCTCCGGGAGCTCGCCGCCGGGCTCGAGGCCAGCGGCCAGCGGTTCCTGTGGGTGGTGAAGAGCACCGTCGTGGACAGAGACGACGCCGCCGACCTCGCCGACCTGCTTGGGGACGGGTTCCTGGAGCGGGTGCAGGGCCGCGCGTTCGTGACCAAGGGGTGGGTGGAGCAGGAGGAGATCCTGCAGCACGGCTCCGTCGGCCTTTTCATCAGCCACTGCGGGTGGAACTCCGTCACGGAGGCGGCGGCGTTCGGTGTGCCGGTGCTGGCGTGGCCCAGGTTCGGCGACCAGCGCGTCAACGCCGCCGTGGTGGCGCGCGGCGGGCTCGGCGCGTGGGAGGAGCGGTGGACCTGGGATGGGGAGAAAGGCTTGGTGACCGGAGAGGAAGTGGCTGAGAAGATCAATGCCGTGGTCGGCAACGATGTGGTGGCGAGGAAGGCGGCCAGGGTCGgcgacgccgcggcggcggccgcaggCAAGGGCGGCACGAGCTACCAGAGCTTGGCGGACTTCGTCGGCCGGTGCCGCGACGCGGGGTGGTAG
- the LOC8073752 gene encoding disease resistance protein RPM1, whose protein sequence is MRFPWFISDELRMMQAFLRAADGARENTGVLKAYLELIRDLAYDIEDSLEEFMVFIKHKSLVQQLLSLRARHRIAVQIRTLKLRVQEVSQRNTRYNLIKLTPSISSDVTLDMELTRNLTALYVEETQLFGLDKQKEKLMDLIANPKVPVDMEPGISKSGPRVVSVVGMGGLGKTTLTKKVYDSKDLGDIFEIRAWIAVSQSFDPKELLKEMIKQLFGAHSLKEFLEEHQGQVLEVKHLTNYLRGRLLERKYLVVLDDVWTLEAWNCMSIAFPENSKDGSCVVLTSRNHKLAELCSPPSQIYQPEILEEKDARSLFLKKTNKSSGDLDKDDRTKGIVEKILNKCGGLPLAIVTIGGLLASKDTREWENLYNQLPSELATNPSLEALRRVVHLSYNHLPSHLKPCFLNLSIFPEDFEIERKHLVDRWVAEGFVTIATNRRTLEEVAESFFYELISRSMIQPAKLDALGNVKTCRVHDIVHDIAVSISSQDNHVFLVEEHTSSTTTSKESIRHISCFANRKLNIGMDLSCVRSFTVFGEPLEPIASLCSSKFKMLRVLDLKNAGFRAGQQDIRNIGLLLHLKYLHFPNVVSDMYSLPRCIGNLQALQTLDIQKSSFSALPTNMSKLQNLRRLRCSRVPESPPSSTLHLLNRASHGDRNATAILHMTLSSCWSFSSGIKVPKGVGSLKRLQILEKVDIKRTSRKAIKELGELTQLRKLVVRGKGASKKKCSAFCVAVQKLSSLRSLNVGTKSTYEEGKADGLDMLVSFTSPLPFPSLERLKLKGLLQEMPTWVGKCVSLVKIDLKYCELKELEAVTELPNLMQLRLYHMAYGAEKLVFHKHAFPELRILQLTHSAALREVTFEEGSSPNMEKIRIEDCSLTSGINGIKHLPKLKEIYTVECILAKQDVLQEEVDKHMNRPVLQMLSCEPANPEEETEGKVEVTESISEAGQSLQLQS, encoded by the exons ATGCGATTTCCATG GTTCATCAGCGATGAGTTAAGGATGATGCAAGCTTTCCTcagagcagccgatggagcgcGTGAGAACACTGGGGTGCTCAAGGCGTATTTGGAACTGATCCGCGACTTGGCCTATGACATTGAAGACAGTCTTGAGGAGTTCATGGTTTTCATCAAGCACAAGAGCCTTGTGCAGCAACTGCTTAGCTTGCGAGCGCGTCATCGCATTGCTGTCCAGATACGCACTCTCAAACTTAGAGTCCAGGAGGTGAGCCAGAGGAACACACGGTACAACTTGATCAAGCTCACACCTTCCATCTCCAGTGATGTGACACTTGACATGGAGCTGACTCGAAATCTCACAGCACTATATGTTGAGGAAACACAACTATTTGGTTTGGACAAACAGAAGGAGAAACTAATGGACTTAATAGCCAATCCTAAGGTGCCCGTGGACATGGAGCCAGGAATAAGCAAATCTGGTCCAAGAGTGGTCTCTGTTGTTGGAATGGGCGGCCTTGGCAAGACAACTCTTACCAAGAAAGTGTATGATAGCAAGGATCTTGGTGACATTTTTGAGATCCGTGCTTGGATTGCAGTGTCTCAATCATTTGACCCAAAAGAGCTTCTCAAAGAGATGATCAAGCAACTCTTTGGGGCTCACTCGTTGAAAGAATTCTTAGAAGAACATCAAGGGCAAGTGCTGGAAGTAAAACACCTCACGAACTACCTGCGTGGAAGACTCCTGGAGAGAAAGTATCTTGTTGTTCTGGATGATGTTTGGACCCTTGAAGCTTGGAATTGCATGAGTATTGCTTTCCCAGAGAACAGTAAGGATGGCAGTTGTGTAGTATTGACTTCACGAAATCACAAATTAGCTGAGCTTTGTAGCCCCCCCTCACAGATATATCAGCCTGAAATCCTTGAGGAAAAAGATGCTAGAAGCTTGTttctgaaaaagacaaataaaaGCTCAGGTGACTTAGACAAAGATGATCGTACCAAGGGAATAGTTGAGAAGATACTGAACAAATGCGGAGGACTACCACTCGCCATAGTGACAATAGGAGGCCTACTAGCCAGCAAGGATACAAGGGAGTGGGAGAATCTGTACAATCAACTCCCTTCAGAACTTGCAACCAATCCTAGCCTTGAAGCACTGAGGCGAGTGGTTCATCTTAGTTACAACCATCTGCCTTCACATCTGAAGCCTTGCTTTCTGAATCTCAGCATCTTTCCTGAAGATTTTGAGATTGAACGCAAACACCTGGTGGATAGGTGGGTAGCTGAAGGGTTTGTAACAATTGCTACTAATAGGAGAACACTTGAAGAAGTTGCTGAAAGTTTCTTCTATGAACTCATCAGTCGAAGCATGATTCAACCAGCTAAGTTAGATGCTCTTGGAAATGTGAAGACTTGCAGGGTTCATGATATTGTGCATGATATTGCAGTGTCAATCTCTAGCCAGGACAACCATGTTTTCTTAGTCGAAGAGCATACAAGTTCCACCACTACATCAAAAGAAAGCATCCGGCACATATCATGCTTTGCGAATAGGAAACTGAATATTGGCATGGACTTAAGCTGTGTTAGGTCTTTTACTGTGTTTGGAGAACCTTTGGAGCCAATAGCGTCACTTTGTTCTTCTAAATTCAAGATGCTTAGGGTTCTGGATCTTAAAAATGCTGGTTTCCGTGCAGGGCAACAAGACATCAGAAACATCGGGTTGCTGCTACACTTGAAGTACTTGCATTTTCCTAATGTGGTTTCAGACATGTATTCTCTTCCAAGATGCATAGGAAACTTGCAAGCCTTGCAGACTCTAGACATTCAGAAATCAAGTTTTTCGGCACTACCAACTAACATGAGTAAACTTCAAAATCTTCGCCGTCTGCGGTGCAGCAGGGTACCAGAAAGTCCTCCCAGCAGCACCTTACATTTATTAAACCGAGCCAGCCATGGTGATCGTAATGCAACTGCCATTCTGCACATGACCTTGTCTAGCTGTTGGTCTTTTTCATCTGGCATTAAAGTGCCCAAAGGAGTGGGAAGTTTAAAAAGGCTACAAATACTAGAGAAGGTTGATATCAAGCGAACAAGTCGAAAAGCAATTAAAGAGCTAGGGGAACTAACTCAGCTAAGGAAGTTAGTTGTGAGAGGGAAAGGGGCCTCCAAGAAAAAGTGCAGTGCGTTCTGTGTAGCTGTGCAGAAGCTGTCCTCCCTCCGTTCCCTCAATGTGGGAACTAAGTCAACTTATGAAGAGGGTAAAGCAGATGGGCTGGATATGTTGGTTTCTTTTACATCCCCTCTCCCTTTCCCCTCTCTCGAGCGGCTCAAATTGAAGGGGCTTCTTCAGGAGATGCCTACATGGGTTGGTAAATGCGTGAGCTTGGTGAAGATTGACTTGAAGTATTGTGAGCTTAAGGAATTGGAGGCCGTAACTGAACTGCCAAACCTGATGCAGCTTCGTCTTTATCATATGGCATATGGTGCAGAGAAATTAGTGTTCCACAAGCATGCATTCCCTGAACTGAGGATCCTACAGCTTACTCATTCAGCGGCACTAAGGGAGGTGACATTTGAGGAGGGCAGCTCACCTAACATGGAAAAAATAAGGATCGAGGATTGCAGTCTGACATCAGGGATCAATGGTATCAAGCACCTTCCGAAACTCAAGGAGATTTATACCGTGGAATGTATATTGGCAAAGCAAGATGTGTTACAAGAGGAAGTGGACAAGCACATGAATCGCCCTGTGCTGCAAATGCTGTCCTGTGAGCCTGCAAACCCTGAAGAAGAGACTGAGGGAAAGGTGGAAGTTACGGAGTCAATTTCTGAAGCAGGGCAGAGCTTGCAGCTGCAGTCTTGA